Proteins from a single region of Amycolatopsis sp. CA-230715:
- a CDS encoding TauD/TfdA family dioxygenase: protein MTNASQQALRSSFAETLPAETDPGGRVVVRADGIAEDWLTAHGDALRAAVTEHGAVLVRGLDLRDIDQVVGAYRALPVELLTDREAFAPRSVYADGVYSSSQWPADQPMCMHHELSYAGTVPGLLAMACLRAPEEGGATATADAAAVLAALPSDVVDRFTEHGWSLVRSYNGEVGVSLAESFGTDDRAEIENYCRANGIEFDWGVDGALRTRQRRPAVLRHPVTGVDCWFNQIAFLNEWTMAPEVRQYLVDVYGADGLPFTTRFGDGSPIDEGVVEAINAVYEAHTVRHPWQAGELMLVDNIRTAHSTEPYAGDRQIVVAMAEPVRRDA, encoded by the coding sequence ATGACGAACGCGAGCCAGCAGGCGCTGCGGTCTTCGTTCGCCGAAACGCTTCCCGCCGAGACCGACCCGGGCGGCCGGGTCGTGGTGCGCGCCGACGGCATCGCCGAGGATTGGCTGACGGCGCACGGCGACGCGCTGCGCGCGGCCGTCACCGAGCACGGTGCCGTGCTGGTGCGCGGCCTGGACCTGCGGGACATCGACCAGGTCGTCGGCGCCTACCGGGCGCTGCCGGTCGAGCTCCTGACCGATCGGGAGGCGTTCGCCCCGCGGTCGGTGTACGCCGACGGCGTGTACTCGTCGTCGCAGTGGCCCGCCGACCAACCGATGTGCATGCACCACGAGCTCAGCTACGCGGGCACGGTTCCCGGCCTGCTCGCGATGGCGTGCCTGCGCGCACCGGAGGAAGGCGGGGCGACGGCGACCGCGGACGCCGCGGCGGTGCTGGCCGCGCTGCCCTCGGACGTGGTCGACCGGTTCACCGAGCACGGCTGGTCGCTGGTTCGCAGCTACAACGGCGAAGTGGGCGTTTCGCTCGCCGAGTCGTTCGGCACCGACGACCGGGCCGAGATCGAGAACTACTGCCGTGCCAACGGCATCGAGTTCGACTGGGGCGTCGACGGCGCGCTCCGGACCCGCCAGCGCCGACCGGCCGTGCTCCGGCACCCGGTGACGGGGGTGGACTGCTGGTTCAACCAGATCGCGTTCCTCAACGAGTGGACGATGGCGCCGGAAGTGCGCCAGTACCTCGTCGACGTCTACGGCGCGGACGGGTTGCCGTTCACCACGCGCTTCGGCGACGGAAGCCCGATCGACGAAGGCGTCGTCGAGGCGATCAACGCCGTGTACGAGGCGCACACGGTGCGCCACCCGTGGCAGGCGGGCGAGCTGATGCTGGTGGACAACATCCGCACCGCGCACAGCACCGAGCCCTACGCCGGTGACCGCCAGATCGTCGTCGCCATGGCGGAGCCGGTTCGACGCGATGCCTGA
- a CDS encoding non-ribosomal peptide synthetase: MTALSEGGVIRIPRWVADRNRSADEFGEYTVGDLDGLTAEVRELAGEFAVPESTVLLAAHAAVLRVLTGEPRVSCGLAAGETIVPCGLPVPDGPWAELIRAAADAGSGVGPPGETVVDAAGVRDRLPDGTVLSVALDHGSARLRLTYRTDVADEAYAARLAGYHLAALRAMVDDPGAAREARSLLSAEELEYQEREFAGPHRELPDLRCHEVFEQRVRAHPDAIAASCAGNQLTYRELNDNANRVAHALLGNGSRPEDVVAVVTDRNLDWLACVLGVFKAGAAYLPIEPHFPAERVATMVRRSECRFVLVEPAHSAALASVAGPTVLAVDDCVGEGPTHDAGVPVAADQLAYIYFTSGSTGEPKGAMCEHAGLLNHLFAKIDDLGIRADTVVAQTAPQCFDISLWQLVSALMVGGRTLVIGQDSVLDVNRFVDEVVLGEVEVLQVVPSYLDVVLAGFEGRNGDLGRLRVVSTTGEALKADLVRRWFARFPTIKVVNAYGLTETSDDTNHEVLDGPPATDRISLGPPVANVLLTVADEWLRPVPLGAPGEIVVAGVCVGRGYINDEQRTKLSFLPDPAREGGRLYRTGDFGRWSQDGKLDYLGRRDAQVKIRGFRVEIDEVENRLLRVDGVRDAAVVVVGEGNASRLVAFYRTAGVPAEQVRTTLAGWLPEYMVPSLFHVLDVFPLTGNGKVDKKALVRVAGELADDPASRAAPGTETERRLAGEWAKVLGIAEDQIGRHDDFFDRGGTSLAAVRLMIGLDRVVSLRDLSAHPVLADLAAVIDSRTAGHPDSDHGEEA; encoded by the coding sequence GTGACTGCGCTGTCCGAGGGTGGCGTGATACGGATTCCGCGTTGGGTCGCGGATCGGAACCGATCCGCCGACGAGTTCGGCGAATACACCGTCGGGGATCTCGACGGCCTCACGGCGGAGGTCCGCGAACTCGCCGGGGAATTCGCGGTGCCGGAATCCACCGTGCTGCTGGCCGCGCACGCCGCGGTGCTGCGCGTGCTGACCGGCGAACCGAGGGTGTCGTGCGGTCTCGCCGCCGGCGAGACGATCGTCCCGTGTGGACTGCCCGTGCCCGACGGGCCGTGGGCGGAGCTGATCCGCGCCGCGGCCGACGCCGGATCCGGCGTCGGCCCACCGGGGGAGACGGTCGTGGACGCGGCAGGCGTCCGGGATCGGCTGCCGGACGGGACGGTCCTCTCCGTCGCGTTGGACCACGGTTCGGCACGGCTGCGGCTGACCTACCGCACGGACGTCGCCGACGAGGCGTACGCGGCCCGGCTGGCCGGGTACCACCTGGCGGCGCTGCGTGCCATGGTCGACGACCCGGGTGCCGCGCGGGAGGCGCGGAGCCTGCTGTCCGCCGAAGAACTCGAGTACCAGGAACGGGAATTCGCCGGCCCGCATCGCGAGCTGCCCGATCTCCGCTGCCACGAGGTGTTCGAACAACGGGTTCGCGCGCATCCGGACGCGATCGCCGCGTCGTGCGCGGGAAACCAGCTCACCTACCGGGAGCTGAACGACAACGCCAACCGCGTCGCGCACGCGTTGCTGGGCAACGGTTCGCGGCCGGAGGACGTCGTCGCCGTGGTCACCGACCGCAACCTGGACTGGCTGGCCTGCGTGCTCGGGGTTTTCAAAGCGGGCGCCGCGTACCTGCCGATCGAACCGCACTTCCCCGCCGAGCGCGTCGCCACCATGGTGCGGCGGAGCGAATGCCGGTTCGTCCTGGTCGAACCGGCCCATTCGGCCGCGCTCGCCTCGGTGGCGGGCCCGACCGTGCTGGCCGTCGACGACTGCGTCGGCGAGGGCCCGACGCACGACGCCGGGGTGCCCGTGGCCGCGGACCAGCTCGCCTACATCTACTTCACCTCGGGTTCCACCGGTGAGCCCAAGGGCGCCATGTGCGAACACGCCGGTCTGCTCAACCACCTGTTCGCCAAGATCGACGACCTCGGCATCCGGGCGGACACCGTGGTGGCCCAGACCGCGCCGCAGTGCTTCGACATTTCGTTGTGGCAGCTGGTTTCCGCACTGATGGTCGGCGGCAGGACCCTCGTCATCGGCCAGGACTCGGTGCTGGACGTGAACCGCTTCGTCGACGAGGTCGTACTCGGTGAGGTCGAGGTGCTCCAGGTCGTTCCGTCCTATTTGGACGTCGTGCTGGCCGGGTTCGAAGGGCGGAACGGCGATCTCGGACGGCTGCGCGTCGTGTCCACCACCGGCGAGGCGCTCAAGGCCGACCTGGTGCGGCGCTGGTTCGCGCGGTTCCCCACGATCAAGGTGGTCAACGCCTACGGCCTCACCGAGACCTCGGACGACACGAACCACGAAGTGCTCGACGGCCCGCCCGCCACCGATCGGATCTCGCTCGGCCCCCCGGTCGCCAACGTGCTGCTCACCGTCGCCGACGAGTGGCTGCGGCCGGTGCCCCTCGGCGCGCCCGGCGAGATCGTGGTCGCGGGCGTGTGTGTCGGGCGCGGCTACATCAACGACGAGCAGCGCACCAAGCTCAGCTTCCTGCCCGATCCCGCGCGCGAGGGCGGGCGGCTGTACCGGACGGGCGATTTCGGCCGCTGGAGCCAGGACGGCAAGCTCGACTACCTCGGCAGGCGCGACGCCCAGGTCAAGATCAGGGGGTTCCGGGTCGAGATCGACGAGGTCGAGAACCGGCTGTTGCGGGTCGATGGCGTGCGGGACGCGGCCGTGGTGGTCGTCGGCGAGGGCAACGCGAGCCGTCTCGTCGCGTTCTACCGCACGGCAGGCGTCCCGGCCGAGCAGGTGCGGACCACGCTGGCGGGCTGGCTGCCCGAGTACATGGTTCCCTCGCTGTTCCACGTGCTCGACGTGTTCCCGTTGACGGGCAACGGAAAGGTCGACAAGAAGGCACTCGTCCGGGTGGCGGGCGAACTCGCCGACGACCCGGCGTCCCGCGCGGCTCCCGGCACCGAAACGGAGCGCAGGCTGGCTGGCGAGTGGGCGAAGGTGCTGGGCATCGCCGAGGACCAGATCGGCAGGCACGACGACTTCTTCGACCGCGGCGGCACCTCGCTGGCCGCGGTCCGGTTGATGATCGGACTGGACCGCGTCGTGTCGCTGCGCGACCTGTCCGCCCATCCGGTACTGGCCGATCTCGCCGCCGTCATCGACAGCCGGACCGCGGGCCACCCCGACAGCGATCACGGAGAGGAAGCATGA
- the sbnA gene encoding 2,3-diaminopropionate biosynthesis protein SbnA — MPVISAPQDFNEEDLFVDLLPVFGRSLFLKCEGFNFAGSIKLKAAARMLDAAEREGRVTPDSVLVESSSGNLGLALSVLAANRGLRFVCVTDSRCNLATRRMMEALGGTVHVIAEPDADGGFLGARLDYVRALCASDSRYVWLNQYANPNNWKAHYETTAPAILNQFPDLDVLFVGAGTTGTLMGCARFFRARSERVRIVAVDSVGSVTFGGPSGPRMIPGLGTSVRPALLDESHVDDVVMVPEPDTVRTCHRLAARGFLFGGSTGTVVSGALGWLAERPDWQGVAVAIAPDLGERYLDSVYQNDWLHGVDGEDVLRPNGLTAGTSLA, encoded by the coding sequence GTGCCGGTCATCTCGGCCCCCCAGGACTTCAACGAGGAGGACCTCTTCGTCGACCTCCTGCCGGTGTTCGGCAGGTCGCTGTTCCTGAAGTGCGAAGGGTTCAACTTCGCCGGCTCGATCAAGCTCAAGGCCGCGGCGCGCATGCTCGACGCCGCGGAACGGGAGGGACGGGTCACGCCGGACTCAGTACTGGTCGAGTCCTCGTCGGGCAATCTCGGCCTCGCGCTGAGCGTGCTCGCCGCGAACCGGGGCCTGCGGTTCGTGTGCGTCACCGACTCCCGGTGCAACCTCGCCACCAGACGGATGATGGAGGCGCTGGGCGGCACCGTGCACGTGATCGCCGAACCGGACGCCGACGGCGGTTTCCTCGGCGCGCGCCTCGACTACGTTCGCGCCCTGTGCGCATCGGACAGCCGATACGTGTGGCTCAACCAGTACGCGAACCCGAACAACTGGAAGGCCCACTACGAGACGACGGCGCCCGCCATCCTCAACCAGTTCCCCGATCTGGACGTCCTGTTCGTCGGCGCGGGCACCACCGGCACGCTCATGGGCTGCGCCCGGTTCTTCCGCGCCAGGAGCGAGCGGGTGCGGATCGTCGCCGTGGACAGTGTGGGCTCGGTCACGTTCGGCGGCCCGTCGGGGCCGAGGATGATCCCCGGACTCGGTACCAGCGTGCGGCCCGCGCTGCTGGACGAGTCCCACGTGGACGACGTGGTCATGGTGCCGGAGCCGGACACGGTGCGCACCTGCCACCGGTTGGCCGCGCGGGGTTTCCTGTTCGGCGGATCGACCGGAACGGTGGTCAGCGGGGCGCTGGGCTGGCTGGCCGAACGCCCGGACTGGCAAGGCGTCGCCGTGGCGATCGCGCCGGACCTCGGCGAGCGCTATCTGGATTCGGTGTACCAGAACGACTGGCTGCACGGTGTCGACGGAGAAGACGTGCTGCGCCCGAACGGCCTGACCGCGGGCACCTCCCTGGCCTGA
- a CDS encoding thioesterase II family protein yields MGNISADSTALWFRTFRKVPAPRVRLVCFAHAGAAASVFRLWHNDLPEDVEVVGVQCPGRQDRLVEEPIEQMDVLLDAISTTIQPLLTVPVAFLGHSLGASVAHELAARLEERYDHRITRLFVSARPAPHRLPHDETYLLNDDDLVKELRRFGNAEADLADDPEMREMVLPAIRADHALVANYGPQSTIRTITAPIDALVGTEDQDVSAEDMGYWSEVTTSDFTCRAFPGDHFYLLHDQTEMLRHVAERLS; encoded by the coding sequence ATGGGAAACATTTCCGCCGACTCGACGGCGCTCTGGTTCCGCACTTTCCGAAAGGTTCCGGCGCCCCGCGTCCGCCTGGTGTGCTTCGCGCACGCGGGCGCCGCGGCGAGCGTGTTCCGCTTGTGGCACAACGACCTTCCCGAAGACGTCGAAGTGGTCGGCGTCCAGTGCCCTGGACGGCAGGACCGGCTCGTCGAAGAGCCCATCGAGCAGATGGACGTCCTCCTCGACGCGATCAGCACGACGATCCAGCCGTTGCTGACCGTGCCGGTCGCCTTCCTCGGGCACAGCCTCGGCGCGTCGGTGGCGCACGAGCTCGCGGCCCGGCTGGAAGAACGGTACGACCACCGCATCACCCGGCTGTTCGTGTCGGCCCGTCCCGCGCCGCACCGGTTGCCGCACGACGAGACGTACCTGCTCAACGACGACGACCTGGTCAAGGAGCTGCGCCGGTTCGGCAACGCGGAGGCCGATCTCGCCGACGACCCGGAGATGCGCGAAATGGTCCTGCCCGCCATCCGCGCCGACCACGCACTCGTGGCGAACTACGGTCCACAGTCGACGATCCGCACCATCACGGCGCCGATCGACGCACTCGTCGGCACGGAGGACCAGGACGTCTCGGCGGAGGACATGGGCTACTGGTCCGAGGTCACCACGTCCGATTTCACCTGCCGGGCCTTCCCTGGCGATCACTTCTACCTGCTCCACGACCAGACCGAGATGCTGCGCCACGTCGCAGAGCGCCTGAGCTGA
- a CDS encoding class I SAM-dependent methyltransferase: MPEISFDFVADLYRKYADDLRAVREEQRALRAANTSVKAQLDDLEAEITYLLVRDRRPEVVVEIGALHGWSTTWMLRALRDNGTGHLYTHDIIDNARHNVPEELAEGRWTFVHGDAREKLAGHEHKIDYLFVDAAHTAKFARWYVTELFPTVPAGVPVSVHDIFHGKRPWPFSEGKVVLAWLAQRGIGYFTPSRAAAPDVNRRLFELKDTLDLSGAVHTGRDNPMLYFRMK, translated from the coding sequence TTGCCTGAGATCTCCTTCGACTTCGTCGCCGATCTCTACCGGAAGTACGCCGACGACCTGCGCGCCGTTCGTGAGGAGCAGCGCGCGCTGCGCGCCGCGAACACCAGCGTCAAGGCGCAGCTGGACGATCTCGAAGCCGAGATCACCTACCTGCTGGTGCGGGACCGGCGCCCCGAGGTGGTCGTGGAGATCGGTGCCCTGCACGGGTGGTCCACCACGTGGATGCTGCGCGCGCTGCGGGACAACGGGACCGGGCACCTCTACACGCACGACATCATCGACAACGCCCGGCACAACGTGCCCGAGGAACTGGCCGAAGGCCGCTGGACCTTCGTGCACGGTGACGCCCGCGAGAAGCTCGCCGGCCACGAGCACAAGATCGACTACCTGTTCGTGGACGCGGCGCACACCGCCAAGTTCGCGCGCTGGTACGTCACCGAGCTGTTCCCGACCGTCCCGGCGGGGGTGCCGGTCAGCGTGCACGACATCTTCCACGGCAAGCGGCCGTGGCCGTTCAGCGAGGGCAAGGTCGTGCTGGCCTGGCTGGCCCAGCGCGGCATCGGCTACTTCACGCCGTCGCGCGCGGCCGCTCCCGACGTGAACCGGCGGCTGTTCGAGCTCAAGGACACCCTCGACCTGAGCGGGGCGGTGCACACCGGGCGGGACAACCCGATGCTCTACTTCCGCATGAAGTAG
- the sbnB gene encoding 2,3-diaminopropionate biosynthesis protein SbnB, whose product MTEFTVPPFAVISGGQVQRALAGAEKDVVELIEYAYRTHGAGDTVNPPSYFLRFPDRPSSRIIALPASIGGATEVDGLKWISSFPENVSAGIPRASAVLILNDQKTGYPFACMESSIISATRTAASAALAADWLTRTRSRPARLGIVGSGLIARYIRSFLAGTGWSFEDVGIFDTNPEHAEGFRAHLEQSGEPGRITVHERAEDLIRGSDLIVFATVAGTPHVTDPAWFEHGPVVLHVSLRDLAPEILLSAVNIVDDVEHCLKADTSPHLVEQRTGNRDFLAGTLYDVLTGRVDLPAEGTVVFSPFGLGVLDLAVGKKVYEDVRATGELAVIDDFFHELRRY is encoded by the coding sequence ATGACCGAATTCACCGTTCCGCCGTTCGCCGTCATCTCGGGCGGCCAGGTCCAGCGCGCGCTCGCCGGTGCCGAGAAGGACGTCGTCGAACTGATCGAGTACGCCTACCGGACGCACGGGGCAGGGGACACGGTCAACCCGCCGTCCTACTTCCTGCGGTTCCCCGACCGGCCGAGCTCGCGCATCATCGCGCTGCCCGCGTCGATCGGCGGTGCCACCGAGGTCGACGGTCTCAAGTGGATTTCCAGCTTCCCGGAGAACGTGTCGGCGGGGATCCCGAGGGCGTCCGCGGTGCTGATCCTCAACGACCAGAAGACCGGATACCCGTTCGCGTGCATGGAAAGTTCGATCATCAGCGCGACGCGCACCGCGGCGTCGGCCGCGCTGGCCGCGGACTGGCTGACCAGGACCCGGTCCCGGCCCGCCCGGCTCGGCATCGTGGGCAGCGGGCTGATCGCGCGGTACATCAGGTCCTTCCTCGCCGGGACCGGGTGGTCGTTCGAGGACGTCGGGATCTTCGACACGAACCCGGAGCACGCCGAAGGGTTCCGCGCACACCTGGAGCAGTCCGGTGAACCGGGGCGGATCACCGTGCACGAGCGGGCCGAGGACCTGATCCGCGGCTCGGACCTGATCGTGTTCGCGACCGTGGCGGGCACACCGCACGTGACCGATCCGGCGTGGTTCGAGCACGGCCCCGTGGTGCTGCACGTGTCCCTGCGCGATCTCGCACCGGAGATCCTGCTGTCCGCGGTCAACATCGTCGACGACGTCGAGCACTGCCTGAAGGCCGACACCTCGCCGCATTTGGTCGAACAGCGCACCGGGAACCGCGATTTCCTGGCGGGCACGCTGTACGACGTGCTGACGGGACGGGTCGATCTCCCCGCCGAGGGCACGGTGGTGTTCTCGCCGTTCGGTCTCGGCGTGCTCGACCTCGCCGTCGGCAAGAAGGTGTACGAGGACGTGCGCGCGACCGGGGAACTCGCCGTGATCGACGACTTCTTCCACGAACTGCGCCGGTACTGA
- a CDS encoding TauD/TfdA family dioxygenase, translated as MTSTGTEMLRYSLDSAERRSFHALGVDLAHRFDSVTRNGRVPVDAVPSGLRAFLRDFSDNPPPCGFTLIRGIEIDELPPTPETRTDQLPAGHNTSGNLLLVAEVLGSMTGYADEKDGALVHEVHPVRGEESRVENTGSMTFGFHTENVHHPFRPDFLGLLCLRQDHDRTGAARLSSIREAVADLSPRTIAVLRTPRFRSLYPTSFTRSGSGERPSSLPHPVIFGEAPDYFMRFNVHNTYSLDDEGTAALEELTAALDRNLRQILLEPGDLVVINNHIAAHGRSGFTPRYDGYDRWLRRFYSLRATPDWVRDSMPIPRVLPPLSELDTDRVARATA; from the coding sequence GTGACATCGACCGGTACCGAAATGCTCAGATACTCGCTGGACAGCGCTGAGCGGCGGTCGTTCCACGCGCTTGGGGTCGACCTGGCGCACCGGTTCGACAGCGTCACCCGGAACGGCAGGGTGCCCGTCGACGCCGTTCCGTCCGGCCTGCGCGCGTTCCTCCGAGACTTTTCGGACAACCCACCGCCATGCGGTTTCACGCTGATTCGCGGAATCGAGATCGACGAGCTGCCGCCCACCCCGGAAACCAGGACCGACCAGCTGCCGGCCGGGCACAACACCTCGGGCAACCTGCTGCTGGTCGCCGAGGTGCTCGGGTCGATGACCGGGTACGCCGACGAGAAGGACGGCGCGCTCGTCCACGAGGTGCACCCGGTGCGCGGCGAAGAGTCCAGGGTGGAGAACACCGGCTCGATGACCTTCGGCTTCCACACCGAGAACGTGCACCACCCGTTCCGGCCGGACTTCCTGGGGCTGCTGTGCCTTCGCCAGGACCACGACCGGACCGGCGCCGCTCGGTTGTCGTCGATCAGGGAGGCGGTGGCCGACCTGTCCCCGCGGACGATCGCCGTGCTGCGCACCCCGCGGTTCCGCAGCCTTTACCCGACTTCGTTCACCAGGAGCGGATCGGGCGAGCGCCCCTCCTCGCTGCCCCATCCGGTCATCTTCGGCGAGGCTCCCGACTACTTCATGCGCTTCAACGTCCACAACACCTACTCGCTCGACGACGAGGGAACGGCCGCGCTGGAGGAGCTGACCGCGGCGCTGGACCGCAACCTCCGGCAGATCCTGCTCGAGCCGGGGGACCTCGTCGTCATCAACAACCACATCGCCGCGCACGGCCGCTCCGGGTTCACGCCGAGGTACGACGGCTACGACCGGTGGTTGCGCCGCTTCTACTCGCTGCGCGCCACCCCGGACTGGGTGCGGGACAGCATGCCGATACCGCGCGTGCTGCCGCCGCTGTCCGAACTCGACACCGACCGGGTCGCGCGGGCGACCGCCTGA
- a CDS encoding nitric oxide synthase oxygenase, whose protein sequence is MTDLAAAEEFIELFHAENPNAGSVRDRIAWVRAEIDETGTYQHTEDELAFGARVAWRNSARCIGRLYWKSLRVRDLRSAEDASSVATHCAEHLRLATNKGKIRPLISVFAPDRPDAPGPRIYNDQLIRYAGYPEPDGSTVGDPQYTGFTKTVTAMGWQAPKSRGAFDVLPLLIETRDEGQLLFTLPRKVVKEVPLRHPEFDWFAELGLRWHAVPAISNMRLCIGGISYPAAPFNGWYMGTEIGARNLTDADRYDLLGVVADRLGLDRSDERTLWRDRAAVEINRAVLHSYAEDGVTITDHHTESHRFLAHVAKEGRAGRGCPADWSWIVPPMSGGLTPVFHRYYDDPETTGPQFVLDPESVQRGQHGGPRCFAEPERPRRDTAPVLVTGGSAG, encoded by the coding sequence GTGACCGATCTCGCCGCGGCGGAGGAGTTCATCGAACTGTTCCACGCAGAAAATCCCAACGCCGGCTCGGTGCGCGATCGAATCGCCTGGGTCCGGGCGGAAATCGACGAGACCGGCACCTACCAGCACACCGAGGACGAACTCGCCTTCGGCGCCAGAGTCGCCTGGCGCAACAGCGCCCGCTGCATCGGCAGGCTCTACTGGAAGAGCCTGCGCGTGCGCGACCTGCGCTCGGCCGAGGACGCGAGCAGCGTCGCCACGCACTGCGCGGAGCATCTCCGCCTCGCCACCAACAAGGGCAAGATCCGCCCGCTGATCAGCGTTTTCGCCCCCGACCGGCCGGACGCCCCCGGGCCGAGGATCTACAACGACCAGCTCATCCGCTACGCCGGGTACCCCGAGCCGGACGGCAGCACCGTCGGCGACCCCCAGTACACCGGTTTCACCAAGACCGTCACGGCGATGGGCTGGCAGGCGCCGAAGTCCCGGGGCGCCTTCGACGTCCTCCCGCTGCTCATCGAGACACGTGACGAGGGCCAGCTCCTGTTCACCCTGCCGCGGAAGGTGGTCAAGGAGGTGCCGCTGCGCCATCCGGAATTCGACTGGTTCGCCGAACTCGGCCTGCGCTGGCACGCGGTGCCCGCGATCAGCAACATGCGGCTGTGCATCGGCGGGATCTCGTACCCGGCCGCGCCGTTCAACGGCTGGTACATGGGTACCGAGATCGGCGCGCGCAACCTCACCGACGCCGACCGCTACGACCTGCTCGGCGTCGTCGCCGACCGGCTCGGCTTGGACCGCTCGGACGAACGCACCCTCTGGCGCGACCGCGCCGCGGTCGAGATCAACCGCGCCGTCCTGCATTCCTACGCCGAGGACGGCGTGACCATCACCGACCACCACACCGAATCCCACCGCTTCCTCGCCCACGTCGCGAAGGAAGGGCGCGCGGGGCGCGGCTGCCCCGCCGACTGGAGCTGGATCGTCCCGCCCATGTCCGGCGGCCTCACCCCGGTCTTCCACCGCTACTACGACGACCCCGAGACCACCGGGCCCCAGTTCGTCCTCGACCCGGAGTCCGTCCAGCGCGGTCAGCACGGCGGGCCGCGGTGCTTCGCGGAACCGGAGCGCCCGCGCCGGGACACCGCGCCGGTGCTCGTCACGGGCGGCTCGGCAGGCTGA
- a CDS encoding AfsR/SARP family transcriptional regulator encodes MDPSIGFRLLGPLEVRVRDVPVPITAQRESVIMAALLCHADTLVSTEQLVDAVWDGVLPANPANQIAICVLALRTKLAAAGAPKDLIATRAPGYFVRLDDAQLDTRLVDECVARAEEAEEAGRLEEALAHLRAALGQWRGPVLSGMRSRWLKSEIVRWEERRVALSEWCIQLELDLGHHHRVIGELSAMVADAGLRERPREQLMIALYRAGRSAQALSVYRVTRRMFLAELGIEPSKHLRGVHDAILASTLSMTPAARKS; translated from the coding sequence GTGGACCCCTCGATCGGATTTCGGCTGCTCGGCCCGCTCGAGGTGCGCGTGCGCGACGTGCCGGTCCCGATCACCGCGCAGCGCGAATCGGTGATCATGGCCGCGCTGCTGTGCCACGCGGACACCCTGGTGTCGACGGAGCAACTCGTCGACGCGGTCTGGGACGGCGTGCTGCCGGCCAACCCGGCCAACCAGATCGCGATCTGCGTGCTGGCCCTGCGCACCAAGCTCGCCGCGGCGGGCGCGCCCAAGGACCTCATCGCGACCAGGGCGCCCGGCTACTTCGTCCGGCTCGACGACGCACAGCTGGACACCCGGCTGGTGGACGAGTGCGTCGCGCGCGCCGAGGAGGCCGAGGAAGCGGGCCGGTTGGAGGAGGCGTTGGCGCACCTGCGCGCGGCGTTGGGCCAGTGGCGCGGTCCGGTGCTCAGCGGGATGCGCAGCCGCTGGCTGAAATCGGAGATCGTGCGGTGGGAGGAACGGCGGGTCGCGCTGTCCGAGTGGTGCATCCAGCTGGAGTTGGATCTGGGCCACCATCACCGGGTGATCGGCGAACTGTCGGCGATGGTGGCCGACGCCGGTCTGCGGGAGCGGCCGCGCGAGCAGCTGATGATCGCGCTGTACCGGGCGGGCCGGTCGGCTCAGGCGTTGAGCGTGTACCGGGTGACCAGGCGGATGTTCCTGGCGGAGCTGGGGATCGAGCCGAGCAAGCACCTGCGCGGTGTGCACGACGCGATTCTGGCCAGCACCCTGAGCATGACGCCGGCGGCAAGGAAATCGTGA